One segment of Aquimarina sp. BL5 DNA contains the following:
- a CDS encoding RNA polymerase sigma factor has product MSKKNQQLFETIYKQCYPMVLQMCLGYMKGDADLANDLSQEVFINIWNAMESFMGKSSHKTWVYRITVNTCLQYIRKEKKKKKVSIEKVEYALTEESSESSSDQNQSLYHAIGTLEELDRLLIMMVLDGQDYDTISEVMGIKPTNVRVKIHRVKRRLKKILDNE; this is encoded by the coding sequence ATGAGTAAAAAGAACCAGCAACTTTTCGAAACAATTTATAAACAATGCTATCCAATGGTGTTACAAATGTGTCTGGGATATATGAAAGGAGACGCAGATTTAGCCAATGATTTATCTCAAGAAGTATTTATCAATATATGGAATGCAATGGAGAGTTTTATGGGAAAATCTAGTCATAAAACTTGGGTGTATCGGATTACGGTGAATACCTGTCTGCAATATATCAGAAAAGAAAAAAAGAAGAAAAAGGTTTCCATAGAAAAAGTTGAATATGCGCTGACAGAGGAATCTTCAGAATCGTCTTCGGATCAAAATCAAAGCTTATATCATGCTATAGGTACCTTAGAAGAATTAGATAGATTGTTAATTATGATGGTTTTAGATGGGCAGGATTATGATACTATCTCGGAAGTCATGGGAATAAAACCAACAAATGTAAGAGTAAAGATTCACAGGGTTAAAAGAAGACTTAAAAAAATATTAGATAATGAATAA
- a CDS encoding acyloxyacyl hydrolase, with amino-acid sequence MKTVLLFSILVFGYTSFWAQSDPTFYGVKSHYGFIIAHSPELKPISQTNPYGIQLEYSWLKTSDKAWKTCFCYGRSGFSFAYYNYNNPDVLGNSYNLIYFVEPYFTYRGPLKFSLRGSIGGTYLNKIFDEETNPDNLLFSTHFSFYLALSLNLNYHINDSYSINLSANYNHISNGGQKQPNKGMNFPTLSIGMDKVINYKQLKRKPKSLRSYDTSLDYYMGTFASLRSSDRDAEASNHLLIGFTGGILKPVSGINGLNTGIEFWYDYSDREIAKQEGINDSAFSSAITAGHHFSIGDFYFLQQFGFYLTRPKNIQGNWLYQRYSFWYSIGSSKRWTIGASLIAYGKVADHMDGRLIYIIN; translated from the coding sequence ATGAAAACGGTCTTATTATTCTCAATATTAGTATTCGGATACACTTCGTTTTGGGCTCAATCGGATCCGACTTTTTATGGTGTAAAATCACATTACGGTTTTATTATAGCGCATTCGCCCGAATTAAAACCTATTTCGCAAACGAATCCTTATGGAATACAACTAGAGTATAGTTGGCTAAAAACCAGTGATAAGGCCTGGAAAACATGTTTTTGTTATGGTAGATCAGGATTTTCTTTTGCTTATTACAATTATAATAATCCTGATGTATTAGGTAATTCTTATAACTTGATTTACTTTGTAGAACCCTATTTCACATACCGAGGTCCTTTAAAGTTTTCTCTTAGAGGTTCTATAGGGGGCACCTATCTGAATAAAATATTTGATGAAGAAACAAACCCAGATAACTTACTGTTCAGTACTCATTTTAGTTTTTATCTAGCTTTGTCTCTTAATCTTAACTACCATATTAATGATAGCTATTCTATCAATCTATCTGCGAATTATAACCACATTTCTAATGGAGGGCAAAAGCAACCTAATAAAGGAATGAACTTTCCAACGCTTTCTATAGGTATGGACAAAGTCATCAACTATAAACAATTAAAACGAAAGCCCAAATCCTTGCGATCATATGACACTTCACTAGATTATTATATGGGCACATTTGCCAGTCTAAGGTCATCTGATCGAGATGCTGAAGCTTCCAATCATCTTTTGATTGGGTTCACCGGTGGAATTCTAAAACCGGTATCCGGGATCAATGGTTTAAATACCGGTATAGAATTTTGGTACGATTACTCTGATCGAGAAATAGCAAAACAAGAAGGAATCAACGATTCTGCTTTTTCCTCAGCCATTACTGCTGGACATCATTTCTCTATTGGTGACTTTTATTTCTTACAGCAGTTTGGTTTTTATCTAACACGTCCAAAGAATATTCAAGGAAATTGGTTATACCAGAGATATTCTTTTTGGTACAGCATTGGTTCTTCTAAACGCTGGACTATCGGAGCTTCTCTAATAGCTTATGGTAAGGTTGCTGATCATATGGATGGTAGATTAATATACATTATTAATTAA
- a CDS encoding DUF5995 family protein, which produces MKPIRTIDEVITSLDDIILKSQTDNDPLGYFAALYRRVTLKVKEGIENDFFDDGPRMEKLDVIFAGRYLDAYFDYQEDKRITNSWKIAFKVSKDYWPIVLQHLLVGINAHINLDLGIAAAEVSRGKNIQDLKEDFDKINRILSSLVIEVENDLANIWPTLKKILKLTSKVDNFLVDFSMELARDGAWKFAKELAAIPNDQLKVLIEQRDQKVAEKASIITNPGFIAGIILGIIRISERGSVSEKILELLD; this is translated from the coding sequence TTGAAGCCAATTAGAACCATCGATGAGGTCATTACTTCTTTAGATGATATTATCCTAAAGTCACAAACCGATAATGATCCACTAGGATATTTTGCAGCCTTGTATAGAAGAGTAACTCTAAAAGTTAAGGAAGGTATAGAGAACGATTTTTTTGATGATGGTCCAAGAATGGAAAAGCTGGATGTGATTTTTGCGGGTAGATATCTGGATGCTTATTTTGATTACCAGGAAGACAAAAGGATAACAAATTCCTGGAAAATTGCTTTTAAAGTTTCTAAGGACTATTGGCCAATAGTATTACAGCATCTATTAGTTGGAATAAATGCACATATTAATTTGGATTTGGGTATTGCAGCAGCAGAAGTATCCAGAGGAAAAAACATACAAGATCTTAAAGAAGATTTTGATAAAATCAATAGGATTCTTTCATCTTTAGTAATAGAAGTTGAAAATGATTTGGCGAATATCTGGCCGACACTAAAAAAGATTCTAAAATTAACCAGTAAAGTAGATAATTTTCTGGTTGACTTTAGCATGGAATTAGCTAGGGATGGGGCCTGGAAATTTGCCAAAGAACTAGCTGCTATTCCAAATGATCAATTAAAAGTACTCATCGAACAAAGGGATCAAAAAGTTGCAGAAAAAGCCTCTATAATTACTAATCCAGGGTTTATTGCAGGAATCATACTAGGGATTATAAGAATAAGTGAACGTGGTTCTGTTTCAGAAAAAATTCTGGAATTGTTAGATTGA
- a CDS encoding nucleoside deaminase — translation MDKFMLATIEEAKKGLKEGGVPIGSVIVYKDKILGRGHNKRIQEGSVVLHGEMDAFENAGRQPASVYKECTLYTTLSPCPMCTGAILLYGIPKVVIGENETFLGSEALLKENGVEVIVLDNQDCKDLMNTFIKNKPEIWNEDIGE, via the coding sequence ATGGATAAATTTATGCTAGCTACAATAGAAGAAGCAAAAAAGGGACTTAAAGAAGGAGGTGTACCTATTGGATCCGTCATTGTATATAAAGATAAGATCCTGGGCAGAGGTCATAATAAAAGGATTCAAGAAGGAAGTGTAGTGCTTCATGGGGAAATGGACGCGTTTGAAAATGCTGGTAGACAACCAGCTTCTGTTTATAAGGAATGTACATTATATACTACCTTATCACCTTGTCCTATGTGTACAGGAGCTATATTGTTATACGGGATACCTAAAGTTGTTATTGGTGAAAACGAAACGTTTTTGGGATCCGAAGCGCTTTTGAAAGAAAATGGAGTAGAAGTAATCGTTCTGGATAATCAGGATTGCAAAGATTTAATGAATACATTTATAAAAAATAAACCTGAAATCTGGAATGAAGATATAGGGGAGTAA
- a CDS encoding glycoside hydrolase family 16 protein has product MRMLVKSVGILLLIYFISACETEDVILEESSNDIENIDESYEKAGPWSRQFTDNFNANGNLSKWERTHNREDYNSSRCTYRNWNAEIASLDGRSCLRLQAYKSGDDSYESGHVKSNFDFHPGRNEEYRLTARIKLIAREGNNYKGFADTYGAWPAFWTVNERSNTWPTRGEIDIMEGYSFGNSARFASNLFYGQNYLQNQLGTNAERGYNVGEGWHTYQQRWINRNGSVTVQIYVDGNRVANYTNSVDNDLKLENFKDHNIIFNLNVGSDTGIFNNSRINIFWNTYMYVDYVRLDKRSL; this is encoded by the coding sequence ATGAGAATGTTAGTCAAATCTGTTGGAATTTTATTATTAATCTATTTTATATCTGCCTGTGAAACAGAAGATGTCATCCTTGAAGAATCTTCTAATGATATAGAGAATATAGATGAGTCATACGAAAAGGCTGGACCTTGGAGCAGACAGTTTACAGATAATTTCAATGCTAATGGTAATTTGAGTAAATGGGAAAGAACGCATAATAGAGAAGATTATAACTCTAGTCGTTGTACTTACAGAAACTGGAATGCAGAGATAGCTAGTCTTGATGGTCGCAGTTGTTTGCGTTTACAAGCTTATAAATCAGGTGATGATTCCTATGAATCAGGACATGTGAAATCCAATTTTGATTTTCATCCTGGAAGAAATGAAGAGTATAGATTAACAGCAAGAATTAAATTAATCGCTAGAGAAGGAAACAACTATAAAGGATTTGCAGATACTTATGGCGCTTGGCCTGCATTTTGGACGGTGAATGAGAGAAGTAATACCTGGCCTACTCGCGGAGAAATTGATATTATGGAAGGATATTCCTTTGGTAATTCTGCAAGATTTGCAAGTAATCTATTTTATGGTCAAAACTATTTACAAAATCAGCTGGGTACCAATGCCGAAAGAGGTTATAATGTAGGAGAAGGATGGCATACCTATCAACAAAGATGGATCAATAGAAATGGTTCTGTGACGGTTCAAATTTATGTAGATGGTAATCGTGTTGCTAACTACACTAATAGTGTGGATAATGACCTGAAGCTAGAGAATTTTAAAGATCACAATATTATATTTAATTTGAATGTAGGTTCGGATACGGGAATTTTTAATAATTCTAGAATAAATATTTTTTGGAATACTTATATGTACGTTGATTATGTTAGATTGGATAAAAGAAGTCTCTAA
- a CDS encoding DinB family protein has protein sequence MDHKLVIEGLQRNKLVFKRLLQGIPRKEYVWKDKPNRWCLLEIVSHLYDEELEDFRKRTKHILDVPDQQFTPIDPEGWVQERKYIEQDYDVMLYRFLEERQTSINWLTSLTNPKWENITIHSDLGPMTASQFLANWLAHDYLHFNQITRLKLDYLKYMSKENFSYAEGY, from the coding sequence ATGGATCATAAACTAGTAATTGAAGGTTTACAAAGAAATAAATTAGTTTTTAAACGGCTTTTACAAGGCATTCCCAGAAAAGAATATGTATGGAAAGATAAACCGAATAGATGGTGCTTACTGGAGATCGTGAGTCATCTGTATGATGAAGAATTAGAAGATTTTAGAAAAAGAACGAAACATATACTTGATGTTCCTGATCAGCAATTTACACCAATCGACCCCGAAGGCTGGGTACAGGAACGAAAATACATAGAGCAAGACTATGATGTAATGTTATATCGTTTTTTAGAAGAACGACAAACATCAATAAATTGGTTAACATCTCTAACGAATCCAAAATGGGAAAATATAACCATACATTCGGATCTAGGTCCAATGACCGCTTCTCAATTTCTAGCCAATTGGTTGGCACATGACTATCTACATTTTAACCAAATTACAAGATTAAAATTAGATTACTTAAAATATATGTCTAAAGAAAATTTCTCTTATGCAGAAGGTTATTAA
- a CDS encoding phosphatase PAP2 family protein, translating into MRISISLLLVCICINITNAQFTESPLTKVQFKNSKQTERKKSKKSLFTKRIIPFSLIASGILLSTSDFEKSLQKDIRGSIGNDFYFGLDDYTRYAPIVQMYAADIFGVESKNHWFDQTKNLLISSLVTSAATTILKREVGKPRPGDPSKLNSFPSGHTSMAFVSAAVLYEEFINTSPLLAYSGYVFAVTTGSLRMMNNKHYLSDVLVGAGIGILTTRLVYHYEHLISWNPFKNSEDIAFAPQFTGDSVGLYFSKSF; encoded by the coding sequence ATGAGAATTAGTATTAGCTTGCTATTGGTATGTATATGTATCAATATTACGAATGCCCAGTTTACAGAATCCCCGCTTACCAAAGTTCAATTCAAAAATTCAAAACAAACCGAACGTAAGAAATCTAAAAAAAGTTTATTTACTAAAAGAATAATACCGTTTTCCCTAATTGCTTCGGGTATTCTTCTATCGACCAGTGATTTTGAGAAATCCTTACAAAAAGATATTAGAGGTTCTATAGGAAATGATTTTTATTTTGGTCTTGATGATTATACTAGATATGCTCCAATTGTTCAGATGTATGCCGCAGATATTTTTGGGGTTGAATCCAAAAATCATTGGTTTGATCAAACTAAGAATCTTTTAATATCATCTTTAGTAACAAGCGCTGCAACAACTATTCTAAAACGAGAAGTGGGTAAACCAAGACCAGGCGATCCATCAAAACTAAACTCTTTTCCTTCTGGACATACTTCTATGGCTTTTGTTTCTGCAGCTGTGTTATACGAAGAATTTATAAATACTAGCCCACTTTTAGCATATAGCGGATATGTTTTTGCTGTTACTACTGGTAGTTTAAGAATGATGAATAATAAACACTACCTGTCTGATGTGCTGGTTGGTGCAGGTATCGGAATCTTAACGACTCGATTAGTATATCATTATGAACACCTTATTTCCTGGAATCCTTTTAAAAATTCAGAAGATATTGCTTTTGCACCTCAGTTTACAGGTGATAGCGTAGGGTTGTACTTTTCTAAATCTTTTTGA
- the guaB gene encoding IMP dehydrogenase, which translates to MTAHDSKILGEGLTYDDVLLVPAFSEVLPREVSIQTKFTRNITINVPIVSAAMDTVTESRMAIAMAQEGGIGVLHKNMTIQEQAMKVRKVKRAESGMIIDPVTLPLDAKVADAKNNMREHSIGGIPIVDKDHKLLGIVTNRDLRFEKNNERPISEVMTSENLVTVGEGTSLQEAEVILQNNKIEKLPVVNDENTLIGLITFRDITKLTLKPSANKDSLGRLRVAAAIGVTGDAVDRAEALVKAGVDAVIIDTAHGHTKGVVTVLKEVKKKFPNLDVVVGNIATAEAAKYLVEAGADAVKVGIGPGSICTTRVVAGVGFPQFSAVLEVASAIKGSGVPVIADGGIRYTGDIPKAIAAGADTVMLGSLLAGTKESPGETIIYEGRKFKSYRGMGSVEAMKQGSKDRYFQDVEDDIKKLVPEGIVGRVAYKGELYESIHQFVGGLRAGMGYCGSKDIATLKETGRFVKITASGINESHPHDVTITKEAPNYSR; encoded by the coding sequence ATGACAGCACACGATTCCAAAATCCTTGGAGAAGGTCTTACCTATGACGACGTACTTTTAGTCCCAGCATTTTCTGAAGTGTTACCACGAGAAGTAAGTATTCAAACAAAATTCACTAGAAATATTACTATTAATGTTCCTATAGTTTCTGCAGCTATGGATACAGTTACAGAAAGTCGTATGGCTATTGCTATGGCGCAAGAAGGAGGTATAGGTGTGTTACATAAAAACATGACTATCCAGGAACAAGCTATGAAAGTGCGTAAGGTTAAAAGAGCGGAAAGCGGAATGATCATAGATCCAGTTACCTTGCCATTAGATGCAAAAGTTGCAGATGCAAAAAATAATATGCGAGAGCATAGCATCGGTGGAATACCAATTGTGGATAAAGATCATAAGCTACTGGGTATCGTTACCAATAGGGATTTACGTTTTGAAAAGAATAATGAAAGACCTATATCAGAAGTAATGACTAGTGAAAATCTGGTTACTGTTGGAGAAGGAACTTCATTGCAGGAAGCAGAAGTTATACTGCAAAATAATAAGATCGAAAAGTTGCCAGTAGTAAACGACGAAAATACACTAATAGGTTTAATTACATTTAGAGATATTACAAAACTTACATTGAAACCAAGTGCTAATAAAGATAGTTTAGGACGTCTTCGCGTCGCTGCAGCAATTGGTGTAACAGGAGATGCTGTAGATCGTGCAGAAGCTTTAGTAAAGGCAGGAGTAGATGCTGTAATTATTGATACAGCACATGGGCATACTAAAGGAGTTGTTACTGTTCTTAAAGAAGTGAAAAAGAAGTTTCCAAACTTGGATGTAGTAGTTGGTAATATTGCAACAGCAGAAGCGGCTAAGTATTTAGTAGAAGCTGGAGCTGATGCAGTAAAAGTAGGGATTGGACCAGGATCTATATGTACGACTAGAGTGGTTGCAGGAGTGGGGTTTCCTCAGTTTTCAGCTGTTTTAGAAGTTGCCTCAGCAATTAAAGGATCTGGTGTTCCAGTTATTGCAGATGGAGGAATCAGATATACCGGTGATATTCCAAAGGCAATTGCCGCAGGAGCAGATACCGTAATGTTAGGGTCTTTATTAGCAGGAACAAAGGAATCTCCAGGAGAAACCATCATCTATGAAGGTAGAAAATTTAAGTCCTATAGAGGAATGGGATCAGTAGAAGCAATGAAGCAAGGATCAAAAGATCGCTATTTTCAGGATGTAGAAGATGATATTAAAAAATTAGTTCCAGAAGGTATTGTAGGGCGTGTAGCGTATAAAGGAGAGCTTTATGAAAGTATTCATCAATTTGTTGGAGGATTACGCGCAGGAATGGGATATTGCGGATCTAAAGATATAGCAACACTTAAAGAAACCGGTCGATTTGTGAAAATTACAGCAAGTGGGATTAACGAGAGTCATCCTCATGATGTTACGATAACGAAAGAAGCACCGAATTATAGTAGGTAA
- a CDS encoding tetratricopeptide repeat protein, producing the protein MEKSFAYIRNVLLFLILCSCQETQNIELENLTKEEKALKTKELEYERNYYYQANTIRQAYLDTLLMLNPDNESYHREKSIAHSKIGDYHISFPLLQRSLELDPEEALYYTSWLMTDLYKDYDRAIEYLNQYDDYTPGRVDYAWGNNVNFLKGEVLQALGRHEEAIIEFTKAIDEEGNEYIDPSAFPYRGISYVALKKYKEALADFDLGIKVYDKSSLSYYYKGITLLEIGDKAQALVYIEKAKELVSKGYKKSDPYKEVYNEIYLMQIEDKLKELHEKSASK; encoded by the coding sequence ATGGAAAAATCATTCGCATATATCCGTAATGTTCTCCTGTTTTTGATTCTTTGTTCCTGTCAAGAGACTCAGAATATTGAGTTAGAAAATCTAACAAAAGAAGAAAAGGCTTTAAAAACAAAAGAATTAGAGTATGAACGGAACTACTATTACCAGGCCAATACAATTCGTCAGGCGTATTTAGATACCTTACTTATGCTTAATCCAGATAATGAATCCTATCATAGAGAAAAGTCTATTGCACATAGTAAAATAGGAGACTATCATATTTCTTTCCCTTTGTTGCAGAGATCATTAGAATTAGACCCAGAAGAGGCTTTGTATTATACTTCTTGGTTAATGACAGATTTATATAAGGACTATGATAGAGCCATAGAATATCTCAATCAATATGATGATTACACACCAGGAAGAGTTGATTATGCTTGGGGTAATAATGTGAATTTCTTAAAAGGAGAGGTCTTGCAAGCATTAGGAAGACACGAAGAAGCCATTATAGAGTTTACAAAAGCTATAGATGAAGAAGGGAACGAGTATATTGATCCTTCCGCTTTTCCGTATAGAGGAATAAGCTACGTAGCTTTAAAAAAATATAAAGAAGCACTTGCCGATTTTGATTTAGGAATTAAGGTGTATGATAAATCTTCATTGTCCTATTATTATAAAGGAATCACATTATTAGAAATAGGTGATAAGGCTCAGGCTTTAGTATATATAGAAAAAGCTAAAGAGTTAGTATCTAAAGGGTATAAGAAATCGGATCCTTATAAAGAAGTGTATAATGAGATCTATTTGATGCAAATAGAAGATAAGCTCAAAGAACTACATGAAAAAAGCGCTTCAAAATAG
- a CDS encoding OmpH family outer membrane protein, translated as MKNILFPILLLIISAQTIAQSKVGTIDSEFILSKLPELTKVQEDLKAYNTKLEGDLKVKVDDYQAKVKAYQESVATMTEPMKKTKQEEIIALENDITKFRQNGSQLVQIEQNRLLQPLYTKIGTALEEIAKAEGYTQVLTITTSGLAYIDPKFDLTKTVMTKLGIPVQ; from the coding sequence ATGAAGAACATACTATTTCCGATTTTATTATTGATCATTAGTGCACAAACGATTGCGCAATCTAAGGTAGGAACAATCGACAGCGAATTTATTCTTTCTAAATTGCCAGAACTTACTAAAGTACAAGAAGATTTAAAAGCTTACAATACTAAGTTAGAAGGTGATCTAAAAGTAAAAGTTGATGATTATCAAGCAAAAGTAAAAGCGTATCAAGAAAGTGTAGCGACAATGACAGAGCCTATGAAAAAAACTAAGCAGGAAGAGATTATCGCTTTAGAGAATGATATCACCAAATTTCGCCAGAATGGATCTCAACTAGTTCAGATAGAACAAAACAGACTCTTACAACCTTTGTATACTAAAATAGGTACAGCATTAGAAGAAATAGCTAAAGCTGAAGGTTATACTCAGGTATTAACAATTACAACGAGTGGATTAGCTTATATTGATCCAAAATTTGATCTTACAAAAACTGTAATGACTAAGCTAGGTATTCCTGTACAATAA